From the genome of Haloarcula taiwanensis:
CATTTTCCATGATCCGGTCGTAGCCATCGTCGTCAACTTCGATTCGCGTTTCGCTGTCTTTCTGCATCAGATAGAGTGTTTCGCTCATACATCTGTGGATGCCCCTGATACGCAAGACAAGAACTACTAGGTGTATAGATACGCGCTGCGATGGATGCTATATGTATCAAACTGCACCGGAAATGTACTTCAGCCGGAAGATTTTGGGGGTTCGATGTTGAGTGTACTAGTATGGGTGTAATTGACACGGTCTCCGAGCTGTTTGGCTCCGGAGGTCGACACTACAGGTTCCGCTGTGATGACTGCGGGACCGAGTTCGCACAGCGTGCGGCGACGGTCGAGGACCTGACCTGTCCGGAGTGCGGCGCTGGGTCGGTACAGCCCGCGGAAGCGGCGTGAGGCCGGGTGTCAAACGGACCGGCCGCGTCAGCGGCCCAGGTCGTAGAAGTCGTCGTTCGGGCGGATGTCGGCGAGCTGTGCCAGCCGGTTTGAGAGGTTGAAAAAGGCGGCGACGCTGCCGATGTCCCAGATGGCGCGGCGGCTGTAGCCGTGTTCCGCCAGCCGTTCGAGGTCCGCGTCCTCGATGCGGGCGGGCGACTCAGTCAGTTTCACTGCGAAGTCGAGCATCGCCCTGTGGGTCTCGTTGATATCGGCTGTCCGGTGGTTTGCGGCAACCTGTTCGGCGAGCTTGGGCGCGTCGGCGTAAATCCGCAGGAGCGCACCG
Proteins encoded in this window:
- a CDS encoding rubredoxin, whose product is MGVIDTVSELFGSGGRHYRFRCDDCGTEFAQRAATVEDLTCPECGAGSVQPAEAA
- a CDS encoding alkylhydroperoxidase, which gives rise to MADSDTVMRRFDTPDIDDLPEDLQDRIKEETDRAGFTPNIFPAMAYRPSHFRAFFAYHDALVEETELEREEVEMIIVAVSGVNDCLYCIVAHGALLRIYADAPKLAEQVAANHRTADINETHRAMLDFAVKLTESPARIEDADLERLAEHGYSRRAIWDIGSVAAFFNLSNRLAQLADIRPNDDFYDLGR